In a single window of the Zea mays cultivar B73 chromosome 5, Zm-B73-REFERENCE-NAM-5.0, whole genome shotgun sequence genome:
- the LOC103627266 gene encoding abscisic stress-ripening protein 3 → MAEEKKHHHLFHRHKDGGEEEASAGGEVDYDKKEKHHKHLGQLGGLGAIAAGAYAIHEKHKAKKDPENAHGHKVKEEVAAVAALGAAGFAFHEHHQKKDAKKQGQS, encoded by the exons atggctgaggagaagaagcACCACCACCTGTTCCACCGCCACAaggacggcggcgaggaggagGCGAGCGCCGGCGGCGAGGTGGACTACGACAAGAAGGAGAAGCACCACAAGCACCTGGGGCAGCTCGGCGGGCTCGGCGCCATCGCCGCCGGTGCATACGCAATT CACGAGAAGCACAAGGCGAAGAAGGACCCCGAGAACGCGCACGGCCACAAGGTGaaggaggaggtggcggcggtGGCGGCTCTGGGCGCGGCCGGGTTCGCGTTCCACGAGCACCACCAGAAGAAGGACGCCAAGAAGCAGGGCCAGAGCTGA